Proteins encoded by one window of Cytobacillus sp. IB215665:
- a CDS encoding HAD family hydrolase: MIKLIVSDLDGTLLNFNKQVTDEDIDALKRANEQNISFAIATGRMEPEVLEVLKVVNDHFHRISQNGAFVITNDNEVLHHATFSPAIAHDIYKYTRDQNDIITLVCHDNTNYAEKIDEHIERIQGRMFFPIVEKPDLLAEMKAGMAPTKIIIGGYDVQKHEKNLLELFPTQLDAFVSEENCLDVMPKNISKGNAIQNLLNHLNLSTDEIACIGDSFNDIPMFKLTTNSYAMAEAHPDVKKEANYVVNSVNEAIDHVINQNQLKENAVL; encoded by the coding sequence ATGATAAAACTTATTGTATCTGACTTAGATGGGACATTATTGAATTTTAATAAGCAAGTAACCGATGAAGATATAGATGCCCTAAAAAGAGCTAATGAGCAAAATATTTCATTTGCCATCGCAACTGGACGAATGGAGCCTGAAGTCCTTGAGGTTTTAAAGGTCGTGAACGATCACTTTCACCGCATTAGCCAAAATGGGGCCTTTGTAATTACAAATGACAACGAAGTATTGCATCACGCAACATTTTCTCCAGCAATTGCTCATGACATATATAAGTACACACGTGACCAGAACGACATCATTACATTGGTTTGTCATGACAATACTAATTATGCTGAGAAAATTGATGAGCATATTGAAAGAATACAAGGTCGTATGTTTTTCCCAATAGTTGAAAAACCAGATTTATTAGCAGAAATGAAAGCAGGAATGGCACCAACAAAAATAATTATTGGTGGCTATGACGTACAAAAACATGAAAAAAACTTATTAGAGCTGTTCCCTACACAACTCGATGCTTTTGTATCTGAAGAAAATTGTTTAGATGTGATGCCAAAAAACATTAGTAAAGGTAATGCTATACAAAATTTACTAAATCACCTTAATTTATCTACTGATGAAATTGCATGTATAGGAGATTCTTTTAACGATATTCCTATGTTTAAATTAACTACAAATAGTTATGCAATGGCTGAAGCACATCCAGATGTTAAAAAGGAAGCTAATTATGTTGTAAATTCAGTTAATGAAGCAATTGACCATGTCATTAATCAAAATCAACTGAAAGAAAATGCTGTTTTATAA
- the glcT gene encoding glucose PTS transporter transcription antiterminator GlcT yields the protein MQNFTVVKVLNNNVLIAKHESYGEVIVIGKGIGFGKKKNDDIPQSTIEKMFVLKSEKEQEQYKKLIPNIDEDFIAIMNDIIHMINKRLNKPLNEHIHIGLTDHLAFTIKRLEEGLEIHNPFLLETHALYPKEYETASAVVKFLEETLHVSLPEGEIGFIALHIHSAITNRNLHEVNQNSQLIHKLIEIIEDSLEVKVNYSDVNYLRLVRHLQFAIERVKSGELVVEPKKLAEVLKEEYPLCYNVAWKLIKVMQQTLQLPVYHAEAVYLTLHLQRLSTKTEL from the coding sequence TTGCAGAACTTTACCGTCGTAAAAGTGTTAAATAATAATGTGCTCATAGCTAAACATGAATCATATGGAGAAGTGATCGTCATTGGTAAAGGCATTGGCTTCGGCAAAAAGAAGAACGATGACATACCACAGTCGACAATTGAAAAAATGTTCGTTTTAAAAAGTGAGAAGGAGCAAGAACAGTATAAAAAGTTAATACCAAATATCGATGAAGACTTTATAGCTATTATGAATGATATAATTCATATGATTAATAAGCGATTAAATAAGCCATTAAACGAGCATATTCATATAGGCTTAACAGACCATCTAGCATTTACAATTAAGAGGCTTGAAGAAGGATTAGAAATACATAACCCATTTTTATTAGAAACACATGCGTTGTATCCGAAGGAATATGAAACAGCTTCAGCTGTTGTAAAGTTTCTAGAAGAAACTTTACACGTATCACTTCCAGAAGGAGAGATTGGCTTTATTGCACTGCACATACATAGTGCAATTACAAATCGAAATTTACATGAAGTTAATCAAAACTCTCAACTCATACATAAGTTAATTGAAATTATTGAAGATTCGTTAGAAGTAAAAGTGAATTATTCTGATGTGAATTATTTACGACTTGTACGTCATCTGCAATTTGCAATAGAGCGAGTCAAATCTGGTGAACTTGTAGTTGAACCAAAAAAATTAGCTGAGGTATTGAAAGAAGAATATCCGTTGTGTTATAATGTTGCTTGGAAGTTGATCAAAGTTATGCAGCAAACGTTACAATTACCAGTCTATCATGCAGAAGCAGTGTATTTGACATTGCATTTGCAAAGGCTTTCAACCAAAACTGAATTATAG
- a CDS encoding MerR family transcriptional regulator — protein sequence MNTSEFAYKIGVSPKTIRRWIQYFELPFNKNGNGHYLFTHEDEELFRHIHKQLNSGVVMKDVQLTKVRKGVLSNTKTQPNEKHKSPITYLQKSDLQQLIDQVKSIEQSLDKKADEVVSYQLLQHRKEIDMLQKNVITLEKKIEEIEDKYAQILTQQKSIEPVTQKKKTFISTIFS from the coding sequence ATGAATACATCTGAATTTGCGTATAAAATTGGTGTTTCCCCAAAAACAATTCGCCGTTGGATACAATATTTTGAGTTACCATTTAACAAAAATGGTAATGGACATTACTTATTTACTCATGAAGACGAGGAATTATTTCGCCATATTCATAAACAATTAAACAGTGGTGTTGTGATGAAGGACGTGCAGTTAACAAAAGTACGCAAAGGAGTATTATCAAATACAAAAACCCAACCGAATGAGAAGCATAAATCACCTATCACTTACTTACAAAAATCTGATTTGCAACAGCTAATTGATCAAGTAAAAAGCATTGAACAAAGCTTGGACAAGAAGGCAGATGAAGTTGTATCATACCAACTATTACAACATCGTAAAGAAATCGATATGTTACAAAAGAATGTCATTACATTAGAAAAGAAAATTGAAGAAATTGAAGACAAATACGCCCAAATATTAACTCAGCAAAAGTCAATAGAACCTGTTACACAAAAGAAGAAAACCTTCATATCAACAATCTTTAGTTAA
- the ptsG gene encoding glucose-specific PTS transporter subunit IIBC, with protein MFKKAFGVLQKVGKSLMLPVAILPAAGILLAFGNALQNPALTDRAEFLKAEWITLIASVMENAGGIVFGNLPLLFAVGVAIGLAGGEGVAGLAAIIGYLIMNQTMSVILQARGTLDPAVVGTDPSFANVLGIPTLQTGVFGGIIVGIIAASLYNKYFNIELPSYLGFFAGKRFVPIVTAVAGLVLGIVMIFLWPPVQHGLNTFSTSMIDANRTLAAFIFGVIERALIPFGLHHIFYSPFWFEFGSYTNAAGEIVRGDQAIFFNQIKDGAELTAGTFMTGKFPFMMFGLPAAALAIYHEARPEKKTVVAGIMASAALTSFLTGITEPIEFSFLFVAPVLFGIHTIFAGLSFMTMHLLNVKIGMTFSGGVIDFLLFGVLPGRTAWWLVIVVGLVFSVIYYFGFRFAIRKWNLKTPGREDEDEDSAPATVEAGELPHNILEAMGGKENIDHLDACITRLRVSVNDIQNVDKNRLKQLGAAGVLEVGNNIQAIFGPKSDQLKTQMKDIMDGKAPRPAQPVSPEKEVKKQVEDVQPQALQSEGKEDVFVSPLTGEIKPLEEVPDQVFSQKMMGDGFAILPTDGELVAPVDGKIVNLFPTKHAIGIESTTGREILIHVGIDTVNLKGEGFETLVTQGDKVKAGQPLLKIDLEYIKKHAPSIMTPVIFTNLNAGESVKINKQGKVSKQEKGIVKISK; from the coding sequence ATGTTTAAAAAAGCCTTTGGTGTTTTACAAAAGGTCGGGAAGTCATTAATGCTTCCAGTAGCGATATTACCAGCAGCTGGTATTTTATTAGCTTTTGGTAATGCACTGCAAAATCCAGCTTTAACAGATCGTGCAGAATTTTTAAAGGCAGAATGGATTACGCTTATTGCTTCAGTAATGGAAAATGCCGGGGGAATTGTATTTGGTAATCTCCCATTACTTTTTGCTGTTGGTGTAGCAATCGGTTTGGCTGGTGGTGAAGGTGTTGCCGGTCTTGCAGCAATTATTGGTTACTTAATTATGAATCAAACAATGAGTGTGATTTTACAAGCAAGAGGCACGTTGGATCCAGCAGTCGTTGGAACAGATCCGTCCTTCGCGAATGTACTTGGGATACCGACATTACAAACCGGGGTGTTCGGCGGTATTATCGTCGGTATAATAGCAGCATCATTGTATAACAAGTATTTCAATATTGAATTACCATCTTATTTAGGCTTCTTTGCAGGTAAGCGATTTGTTCCTATCGTAACTGCGGTCGCCGGTTTAGTTCTTGGAATTGTAATGATTTTCTTATGGCCACCTGTTCAACATGGCTTAAATACGTTCTCAACGTCGATGATTGACGCAAATAGAACTTTAGCAGCATTTATATTCGGAGTTATTGAAAGGGCACTAATTCCATTTGGTTTACACCATATCTTCTACTCGCCGTTTTGGTTTGAATTTGGTTCGTATACTAATGCAGCAGGGGAGATCGTCCGTGGTGACCAAGCTATCTTCTTTAATCAGATTAAAGACGGTGCCGAGCTAACAGCTGGTACATTCATGACAGGAAAATTTCCATTCATGATGTTTGGTTTACCAGCAGCGGCGTTAGCAATCTATCATGAAGCTCGTCCTGAGAAGAAAACAGTTGTAGCAGGTATTATGGCTTCAGCAGCGTTAACATCGTTTCTCACAGGGATTACAGAACCAATTGAGTTTTCATTCTTATTCGTAGCACCAGTATTATTCGGAATTCATACCATTTTCGCAGGTTTATCATTTATGACAATGCACCTACTAAACGTAAAAATTGGGATGACCTTCTCCGGTGGTGTCATTGACTTCCTATTGTTTGGTGTACTTCCTGGTCGTACAGCCTGGTGGTTAGTTATCGTAGTAGGTTTAGTGTTCTCTGTTATTTATTACTTCGGTTTCCGCTTTGCAATTCGCAAATGGAACTTAAAAACACCTGGTCGCGAAGATGAGGATGAAGATTCTGCACCTGCAACTGTTGAAGCCGGTGAGTTACCTCATAATATTTTAGAGGCAATGGGTGGAAAAGAGAATATTGATCATTTAGATGCATGTATTACTCGCTTGCGCGTATCTGTTAACGATATTCAAAATGTTGATAAAAACCGTCTTAAACAGCTTGGTGCTGCTGGTGTACTTGAAGTAGGAAATAATATCCAAGCAATATTTGGACCAAAGTCTGATCAATTAAAAACACAAATGAAAGATATTATGGATGGGAAAGCACCAAGACCAGCACAACCAGTTTCACCTGAAAAAGAAGTGAAAAAACAAGTGGAAGATGTACAACCTCAAGCACTACAATCAGAAGGTAAAGAGGATGTATTCGTTTCACCACTAACTGGTGAAATTAAGCCATTAGAAGAAGTACCAGATCAAGTGTTTTCACAAAAAATGATGGGAGATGGATTTGCAATTTTACCAACAGATGGTGAATTAGTAGCTCCTGTAGATGGAAAAATCGTCAACCTTTTCCCAACGAAACATGCAATTGGTATTGAATCAACAACAGGCAGAGAAATCTTAATCCATGTTGGAATTGATACAGTTAATTTAAAAGGTGAAGGATTTGAAACACTTGTTACACAAGGAGATAAAGTAAAAGCTGGGCAGCCTTTATTAAAAATCGACCTTGAATATATTAAAAAACATGCACCTTCAATAATGACCCCAGTCATTTTCACTAACCTAAATGCTGGAGAGTCTGTTAAAATAAATAAGCAAGGAAAAGTAAGTAAACAAGAAAAAGGAATCGTTAAGATTTCTAAATAA
- a CDS encoding C40 family peptidase, with translation MKKLIVAGTILGSLWFGESALAASYTVQSGDTLSKIANKHQTTLAELTKANPQVQNPNIIYIGQAIQIPSASNKELSTWEEKADQVVSTGMKYIGASYLYGASVTRTDAFDCSSFTYRAFNENNGIKLPRTSVEQSKQGTPVAISDIRKGDLIFFDTTKDGVINHVSIVVDSDTILHAGSSTGVTKADLNTYWRPFAVKAVRIIN, from the coding sequence ATGAAAAAATTGATAGTTGCTGGTACAATTCTAGGTTCTTTATGGTTTGGTGAAAGTGCATTAGCTGCATCTTATACTGTTCAATCTGGGGATACACTTTCAAAAATAGCGAACAAGCATCAAACCACTTTAGCTGAATTAACAAAAGCAAATCCACAAGTTCAAAATCCTAATATAATTTACATAGGACAAGCTATCCAAATTCCATCAGCAAGTAATAAAGAATTAAGCACATGGGAAGAAAAGGCTGATCAAGTCGTGTCAACAGGAATGAAATATATTGGTGCTTCTTATTTATATGGAGCTTCAGTGACAAGAACTGATGCGTTCGACTGTTCTTCCTTTACGTATAGAGCTTTTAATGAAAATAATGGTATTAAACTGCCACGTACTTCTGTAGAGCAATCAAAGCAGGGGACACCTGTAGCGATTTCTGATATTCGAAAAGGTGACTTGATTTTCTTTGATACGACTAAAGATGGGGTCATCAATCACGTATCTATCGTCGTTGATTCAGACACAATCCTTCATGCAGGAAGTTCAACAGGGGTAACAAAAGCTGATTTAAATACTTATTGGCGTCCATTTGCAGTAAAAGCTGTACGCATCATTAATTAA
- a CDS encoding DNA topology modulation protein: MKKIILIGSGGSGKSTLARRLGDELKIDVYHLDALFWKPNWVSVPKEEQRNMQKDLVKKEKWIIDGNYGGTMDIRLKSADTIIFLDFPRTICVYRAFKRMLKYRNKTRPDMGEACQERFDLAFFKWIWDYPKTKRPEILKRLEQFSNDKKIIVLKSPKEVQKFLEHPAIVDC; encoded by the coding sequence ATGAAAAAAATAATACTAATTGGTTCGGGCGGTTCAGGAAAATCTACCTTAGCAAGAAGATTAGGTGATGAACTCAAAATAGATGTCTATCATCTCGATGCGTTATTTTGGAAACCTAATTGGGTTAGTGTTCCAAAAGAAGAGCAGCGCAACATGCAAAAAGATTTAGTCAAAAAAGAAAAATGGATTATTGATGGAAACTATGGTGGGACGATGGATATAAGGCTTAAATCAGCAGACACGATCATTTTTCTTGATTTTCCTAGAACGATATGTGTGTATCGTGCATTCAAAAGAATGTTAAAATATAGAAATAAAACGAGGCCAGATATGGGAGAAGCTTGCCAAGAAAGGTTTGACTTAGCTTTTTTTAAATGGATATGGGATTATCCAAAAACTAAAAGGCCTGAAATTCTAAAGAGGCTAGAACAATTTTCTAATGATAAGAAAATTATTGTACTTAAATCTCCAAAAGAAGTACAAAAATTTCTAGAACACCCAGCTATTGTAGATTGTTAA
- the ptsP gene encoding phosphoenolpyruvate--protein phosphotransferase, with protein sequence MKQIKGIAASSGIAIAKAFRLEEPELNIDKRTIVNTDEECARFDAAVESAKGELQQIKDRAFDELGEDKAAIFAAHLLVLSDPELLNPVKDKVVAENVNAEFALQEVASMFVTMFQQMDNDYMKERAADIRDVTKRVQAHLSGVSLANPSMISEEVVIIAEDLTPSDTAQLNRNYVKGFTTDIGGRTSHSAIMARSMEIPAVVGTKTITSDVKNGDIIIVDGLEGQVIVNPSQELISQFEQKKASFEEQKAEWAKLVNEKTVTDDDHHVELAANIGTPNDVVGVKNNGGEAVGLYRTEFLYMGRDNFPSEDEQFDAYKAVLENMEGKPVVVRTLDIGGDKELPYLDLPKEMNPFLGYRAIRLCLEEQDIFRTQLRALLRASTFGNLKIMFPMIATLEEFRQAKAVLIEEKEKLVADGVSVSESIELGMMVEIPSTAVLADQFAKEVDFFSIGTNDLIQYTMAADRMNEQVSYLYQPYNPAILRLVNMVIEAAHQEGKWVGMCGEMAGDPIAIPILLALGLDEFSMSATSILPARSQLKRLSKATAESYKEKLLSMSTTDEVVQFVKETFHVE encoded by the coding sequence ATTAAACAAATTAAAGGCATTGCCGCATCATCAGGAATTGCAATTGCAAAAGCATTTCGATTAGAAGAACCAGAGTTGAACATCGACAAGCGTACGATAGTCAATACAGATGAAGAATGTGCTCGGTTTGACGCAGCAGTAGAGTCGGCAAAAGGTGAGTTACAGCAAATTAAAGATCGTGCCTTTGACGAATTAGGGGAAGATAAGGCAGCCATTTTTGCTGCTCATTTACTTGTATTAAGTGACCCAGAGTTATTAAATCCCGTGAAAGACAAAGTTGTAGCAGAAAACGTTAATGCAGAATTTGCTCTACAAGAAGTAGCAAGCATGTTTGTAACGATGTTTCAACAAATGGACAATGATTATATGAAAGAACGTGCTGCAGATATTAGAGATGTCACAAAACGTGTACAAGCTCACTTATCTGGTGTATCGTTAGCTAACCCTAGTATGATTTCAGAAGAAGTCGTAATCATTGCAGAAGATTTAACACCATCCGATACCGCGCAATTAAATAGGAATTATGTGAAAGGATTTACGACTGATATAGGTGGTAGAACTTCACATTCAGCTATCATGGCTCGTTCTATGGAAATTCCTGCAGTTGTCGGAACAAAAACGATTACAAGTGATGTGAAAAATGGTGATATAATTATTGTTGATGGACTTGAGGGCCAAGTTATTGTTAATCCATCTCAAGAGCTTATTTCACAATTTGAGCAAAAGAAAGCTTCATTTGAAGAGCAAAAAGCAGAGTGGGCAAAGCTCGTTAACGAAAAGACTGTTACTGATGATGATCATCATGTAGAGTTAGCAGCAAATATTGGGACGCCAAATGATGTTGTCGGCGTTAAGAATAATGGTGGCGAAGCAGTCGGCTTATATCGTACTGAATTTTTATATATGGGTCGTGACAATTTTCCTTCAGAAGATGAACAGTTTGATGCGTATAAAGCAGTACTTGAAAATATGGAAGGAAAACCTGTCGTCGTCCGTACGCTAGATATCGGTGGTGATAAAGAGCTTCCTTATCTAGATTTGCCGAAGGAAATGAATCCATTTCTGGGCTACCGTGCTATCAGGCTTTGTTTAGAGGAACAGGATATTTTCCGTACACAGTTGCGTGCTCTACTAAGAGCTAGCACTTTCGGTAATTTAAAAATCATGTTCCCAATGATCGCAACATTAGAAGAGTTTAGGCAGGCGAAAGCAGTATTAATAGAAGAAAAAGAAAAGTTAGTTGCTGATGGTGTCAGTGTATCTGAGAGTATTGAATTAGGAATGATGGTTGAAATCCCTTCTACAGCAGTTCTTGCTGATCAGTTTGCAAAGGAAGTAGACTTTTTCAGCATAGGCACGAATGATCTTATTCAATACACTATGGCGGCTGACAGAATGAACGAACAGGTGTCATATTTATATCAACCTTATAATCCAGCTATTTTACGCTTAGTCAATATGGTTATTGAAGCTGCTCATCAAGAAGGAAAGTGGGTTGGTATGTGTGGTGAAATGGCTGGCGATCCAATCGCTATTCCAATTTTACTCGCATTAGGATTAGATGAATTTAGTATGAGTGCGACATCAATATTACCTGCAAGATCACAGCTGAAACGTTTATCAAAAGCAACAGCTGAAAGCTATAAAGAGAAATTACTTTCAATGAGCACAACAGATGAGGTTGTTCAGTTTGTGAAAGAAACATTTCATGTAGAATAA
- a CDS encoding phosphocarrier protein HPr — MANKTFSITSDTGIHARPATALVQAAGGFQSDINLEYNGKTVNLKSIMGVLSLGIPKGATITISAEGSDENEALTKIEATIKEEGLGQ; from the coding sequence ATGGCAAACAAAACATTTTCTATTACTAGTGACACAGGAATTCATGCTCGTCCAGCGACAGCATTAGTTCAAGCAGCTGGGGGATTTCAATCAGACATTAATTTAGAATATAACGGCAAAACAGTAAATCTTAAATCTATTATGGGTGTCTTATCATTAGGAATTCCTAAAGGAGCTACGATTACTATTTCTGCTGAAGGTTCAGATGAAAACGAAGCATTAACGAAAATAGAAGCAACAATAAAGGAAGAAGGATTAGGTCAGTAA